In Deltaproteobacteria bacterium, the genomic stretch AAGCTCGACGCTTGTGTCTGCATGCGGTAGGATTGGGGTTTGTTCATCCGGTGACGGGGGAATGGGTGGAGTTTGAAGATGCGCCTCAAAACGGAACAGATCCTGAAAATTTCGGAGTTGATCCTGCATAACCTTCAGGAAAAAAAACTCATCGCGCCGCGGGTTCCCAAAAACAAAATTCTGGAATCGATCGCGGCGATTATCACCGGCGACCTGATGGCCGAGGTAAAAATAGAGGACGAGGCGCGGAAGTTGATGGACAAATATCGGACCCAAATCGAATCGGGGATGTTGAATGAAAGGGAGTTGCTGTTGAAGATCAAGAAGCAGTTGGCGAA encodes the following:
- a CDS encoding DUF507 family protein, giving the protein MRLKTEQILKISELILHNLQEKKLIAPRVPKNKILESIAAIITGDLMAEVKIEDEARKLMDKYRTQIESGMLNERELLLKIKKQLAKEKKIVL